Proteins from a single region of bacterium:
- a CDS encoding thioester reductase domain-containing protein — protein sequence MKYRNLAEMLRSPAEKSPERPAYIYLPDGETTEIPLGYGELDRRARAVAVALRAIAKPGDRILLLYPPGPDFIVGLFACFYGGFTAVPLFPPEPERLAQTLGRFLACVSDSQAGVVLSNRFVMSMKEMFFQFAPALGDLHWLGSDEVDEALAREWRDPAPEPRDLALLMYTSGSTGEPKGVMLGHGSLLAQLEILAGLYQGEHREEKGVTWAPPYHISGLTLGLLMPVYLESCNVFFSPLLFLAQPLLWLKAITRHRARSSGAPNFAYDLCVQRIGPEERVGLDLSCWQIALNGGEPVRAQTLRRFAEAFGPRGFRPEAFLPSYGLTESGLMLTVGEPGVAPSIRGSLVSCGRPLPEVDLRIVDPSTALAKAPGEVGEVWAAGPCMADGYWKREAESEKVFGARLANGEGPFLRTGDLGLLKDGELFLNGRLKELIIVRGVNHYPLDLETTAERAHPALRGQAGAAFAMEGPEGEAVGLVFECAKEQASVHEQILRNVREAISLDHQLRVAAFGLVKPGTLPRTVTKKVQRRAAGQAFLNGGLELLAESRLRAEEESLASAPAERIVPVDEGELKEWVAQQMAAILGVRAWDLDLDLPLPAYGLDSLAAVEFSSRVEKGLGVPFTVSELFEAASLRELLEGLAAKWRAGSSAASSPPDLAAEAVLDPGIAVAPGSAKSFAEAKEIFLTGATGFLGAFFLRELLDRSHGRIHCMVRARDPVQGLKRIRENLEFFQLWRPEFVDRIVPVVGDLAKPRLGLSPEGFDRLAEQIDLVYHNGASVNFIYSYRDLKPTNVLGTQEVIRLAASRRPKALHHVSTIGIFPLSGRQGSRAFSERDEPEDPRGLLNGYAESKWVAEKLVRQAALRGLPVAIYRPGEVLGESEAGMCRAKNDAYSHILKGGLLLGSAPVIRANFYAVPVDFVVKAAVYLSSQEGSLGRTFHLVGQPLTAEGIFSLLKDCGVLLRRLSYDDWLQELRALSAKLPKNPLAPLFPYLSSDPIRILANIETELVVESQATHRALAGMTFRLPSPERTLSCHFRFLERSGFLYS from the coding sequence ATGAAATACCGCAATTTGGCCGAGATGCTTCGGTCGCCGGCCGAGAAATCGCCGGAACGTCCCGCCTACATTTATCTGCCGGATGGGGAGACCACCGAGATCCCGCTTGGCTACGGCGAATTGGACCGCCGGGCCCGGGCGGTCGCCGTCGCCCTCCGCGCCATCGCCAAGCCCGGCGACCGGATCCTCTTGCTCTATCCGCCGGGGCCCGATTTCATCGTCGGGCTTTTCGCCTGCTTCTACGGCGGCTTCACTGCGGTGCCGCTCTTTCCGCCGGAGCCCGAGCGCCTGGCTCAGACCCTGGGCCGTTTCCTGGCCTGCGTCTCCGACTCCCAAGCCGGAGTGGTGCTGAGCAATCGCTTCGTCATGTCCATGAAGGAGATGTTTTTTCAATTCGCCCCCGCGCTCGGGGACCTGCACTGGCTCGGCAGCGACGAGGTCGATGAGGCTCTGGCCCGGGAGTGGCGAGATCCGGCGCCGGAACCCCGGGATTTGGCGCTGCTCATGTATACCTCGGGCTCCACCGGCGAGCCCAAGGGCGTGATGCTCGGCCACGGCAGCCTGCTGGCTCAGTTGGAGATCTTGGCCGGTCTCTACCAGGGGGAACATCGCGAGGAGAAGGGCGTCACCTGGGCGCCGCCCTATCATATCTCCGGCTTGACCTTGGGCCTGCTGATGCCGGTCTACCTCGAATCTTGCAACGTCTTCTTCTCGCCGCTGCTTTTCCTGGCCCAGCCGCTGCTTTGGCTCAAGGCCATCACGCGCCACCGGGCCCGCTCCAGCGGCGCGCCCAATTTCGCCTATGACCTTTGCGTGCAAAGGATCGGGCCCGAGGAGCGGGTTGGGCTGGATCTGAGCTGCTGGCAGATCGCTCTCAACGGCGGCGAGCCGGTGCGCGCTCAAACCCTGCGCCGTTTCGCCGAAGCCTTCGGACCGCGAGGCTTTCGCCCCGAAGCCTTTCTCCCGTCCTATGGGCTCACCGAATCGGGGCTGATGCTGACGGTGGGCGAGCCGGGAGTCGCGCCCTCGATCCGGGGGTCCTTGGTGAGCTGCGGCCGGCCCTTGCCCGAAGTCGATCTGCGCATCGTGGATCCGTCGACGGCGCTGGCGAAGGCTCCCGGCGAGGTCGGTGAGGTTTGGGCAGCCGGCCCTTGCATGGCCGACGGGTACTGGAAACGCGAGGCCGAAAGCGAAAAAGTCTTCGGGGCCCGGTTGGCCAACGGCGAGGGTCCTTTCCTCCGGACCGGCGACCTTGGGCTCTTGAAGGACGGCGAGCTTTTCCTCAACGGTCGGCTCAAGGAGCTGATCATCGTCCGGGGCGTCAACCATTATCCGCTCGATCTCGAGACGACGGCCGAGCGGGCCCATCCGGCGCTGCGGGGCCAAGCCGGTGCGGCATTTGCGATGGAAGGGCCCGAGGGCGAGGCGGTGGGTTTGGTCTTCGAATGCGCGAAGGAGCAAGCCTCGGTTCATGAGCAAATCCTCCGGAACGTTCGCGAGGCCATTTCGCTGGACCATCAACTGCGGGTGGCGGCCTTCGGGCTCGTCAAGCCCGGGACCTTGCCGCGCACCGTGACCAAAAAGGTTCAACGCCGCGCCGCCGGCCAGGCCTTCCTCAATGGCGGCCTCGAGCTGTTGGCGGAATCGCGCCTTCGGGCGGAAGAGGAGTCCTTGGCTTCGGCTCCGGCCGAGCGGATCGTTCCGGTCGATGAAGGCGAGTTGAAGGAGTGGGTGGCTCAGCAAATGGCCGCGATTCTGGGGGTTCGGGCTTGGGACCTGGACTTGGATCTGCCTTTGCCGGCTTATGGACTGGATTCACTGGCGGCGGTCGAGTTTTCCTCGCGAGTGGAGAAAGGCCTGGGAGTCCCTTTCACCGTCTCCGAGCTGTTCGAGGCGGCCAGTCTCCGCGAATTGCTGGAGGGGCTCGCCGCCAAATGGCGCGCCGGGTCCTCGGCGGCTTCGTCGCCGCCCGATTTGGCCGCCGAGGCCGTGCTGGACCCCGGCATCGCCGTCGCCCCCGGCTCGGCCAAAAGCTTCGCCGAAGCCAAGGAAATTTTCCTCACCGGCGCCACCGGATTTCTGGGAGCCTTTTTCTTGAGGGAATTGCTGGACCGGAGCCATGGCCGGATTCACTGCATGGTTCGGGCCCGCGATCCGGTCCAGGGATTGAAACGAATCCGGGAGAACCTGGAGTTTTTCCAGCTCTGGCGGCCGGAGTTCGTCGATCGCATCGTTCCGGTGGTGGGGGATCTCGCCAAGCCTCGGCTCGGGCTTTCGCCGGAAGGCTTCGACCGGCTCGCCGAGCAAATCGACCTGGTCTATCACAACGGGGCCTCGGTGAATTTCATTTATTCCTATCGCGACCTGAAGCCGACCAACGTCCTGGGGACCCAGGAGGTGATCCGTCTCGCCGCCAGCCGGCGTCCCAAGGCCTTGCATCACGTTTCGACCATCGGCATCTTTCCCCTGTCCGGCCGCCAGGGCAGCCGGGCCTTTTCGGAGCGGGACGAGCCCGAGGATCCCCGCGGGCTGCTCAACGGCTACGCCGAAAGCAAGTGGGTGGCCGAGAAGCTAGTCCGGCAGGCCGCGCTGCGCGGCTTGCCGGTGGCGATTTACCGGCCGGGCGAAGTTTTGGGCGAGAGCGAGGCCGGCATGTGCCGGGCCAAGAACGACGCCTACAGCCATATTCTCAAGGGCGGCTTGCTGCTGGGCAGCGCTCCCGTGATCCGAGCGAACTTTTACGCGGTGCCGGTGGATTTCGTGGTGAAAGCCGCGGTCTATCTCTCCAGCCAGGAAGGATCGCTGGGCCGCACCTTCCACCTCGTGGGCCAGCCGCTCACCGCCGAAGGAATTTTCTCCCTGCTGAAAGATTGCGGCGTTTTACTGCGGCGGCTGTCGTATGACGATTGGCTGCAGGAATTGCGGGCGCTTTCGGCCAAGCTGCCGAAGAATCCCTTGGCGCCGCTGTTTCCTTATTTGAGCAGCGATCCGATCCGGATCTTGGCCAACATTGAAACCGAGCTGGTGGTGGAATCCCAAGCGACCCACCGGGCCTTGGCCGGGATGACCTTCCGGCTGCCCTCGCCCGAGCGGACTCTCAGCTGCCACTTTCGCTTTCTGGAGCGCAGCGGCTTCCTTTACTCTTGA